A region of the Mangifera indica cultivar Alphonso chromosome 10, CATAS_Mindica_2.1, whole genome shotgun sequence genome:
TCTATTCTTGATTAGAAATGTTATTATATAGACAATCTAGCTTTCAAACTTAGAATTTGTTCAACTTTAGACAAAAACTCAAATGGTCTTGTTATTTGCTGAAGATTATATGGAACATACATTTCTTATCTTAAACAAGTGTTTCGTCTTTCACACATTAATTTTGCTCGATTTTAGGCAAAATAATGAATGACCATTAGAAAGAGATCATTCCTAGGTAATCCAGACACTCTTTGCACAAATTCTACATTTTCACGCTTAGAATAAATTGCTCATGACATATACAATTGTTATTCCATTCACAATCAATTATGCTTTGTTTTTTACACCAAAACATACAAGAGTCCAATAATGTGTAAACAGACAAGTTGTTAAACCCAAAAATCAAATGACTCTCTCAAACAACAAACTTTAGAGAGTTGCTAGCTCCAAACGTAAATCTTTACGAGTAACCGACTAAAGACATTAGAATTTTAAGTTGAATCTGCACGACCATCTAAATGTCTTTTCAGAGTCTCTTCAGAGAAGATAGTGAATATAGTACAATTATAACATACAAAATACTTGACTCAACCAAAGTCGATCCCTCAGAATGTAGGGCTTATGAGGCTCATCATATTCATATGTAATATTCCATCTAAGCGGTCAAGGCAACTAGAGTTTGATGTTCAAGTCATAATCGATATGAAGTTGAAATGGTACCTCTTCATACTAAAATCATAACTCATGTTGGGTGGTTAAGGTTCAAAACTCTATGAACAAACGCTCTTTACCTTAAGGATATCAGACATTTCTAATCCTCATTCACATTCTATGGGGTAATGTCCTTATGTGTTGTTAAATGTTGCAATGTCTAGTGATAACTTATGGTGACAACATTTCTACCATAACATGCAAAACATCCTCAAGGATATTATATCCATGCACCACatggaaccatttcatgaaAACAAGGAGATATTCTCTAGAACTTGGGAGGTGACAATCATATCGACATGACTACCTAACAAGCAAtcatatttaaccaaaaaaaggtACTACCTTTGATTATGACCTAAAAATGCAATGCAttgctatttatttttaagttgacAACACTATTACTAGGTCGAGATATTAACTTTTTAGGAAgttcttgtaattttttgtcATGTTCATGTCTTGACGACACTTTTATCAAATCATGACACTAACTTCCTGGATttcaagaaacatgaaaatcatcATGTATAACTAAAATCTTGTAAATTGGccaaaaatagttaatttaattaaatttctgATAAAATTACCTATATTTtgtaacatgaaaataaaatgtcaaGATAAACAAGAAATTAAGATAATCAGCctgttttattataattctgaattttttatcatttaatatccTAATATAAATAAGATTCCATTCAGAACCTGCTACACAATCTTAACAATCAAGTTCAACAAGAAATTTTCCATGCCAGCCACACAAACATTGAGCTCACATTatcaaattcaacaacaatTTCCATTTTCTCTCCATTAAAATCACAATTGATTCTCCACATTGCGGCTGTAAAACATACATGAATGGTTACAGACTGAATTTAAGATAGGCTCATTCTTCTTATGTGCTCTCATCCAACTCATTTaatctatctttctttttctaagaACAGGAATAGAAATTTCAGTTCCTATATAGTTTTAGGTTTTGTTGTTGGATCAGAATTTGTTCTTTAGATACAGTGACTACAAATATAATACACTGCTTCAATAGAGAGACATTTATTCTCTTCAATCGAATGGATCTATGCGGGGATCATGCTCACTTACCATCATCATACCTGTACACAAGCATGTTGGGCACATCACCTAAATAAAGCATGGAAGATGATTAGCGAATGTAACTTATAACAATAAGgttgattaaactttgtttgAGAGAGATGCGATAAAGACAACAAGAAGCATTGCGATAAATCAAATCGATAATCCCTACAATTCATCAGAAATGTTCCTACATATGTCCAATGGAGCAGCCACTACATTCTCAGAAACTAGTTTAAATTGCAGATGTGCTCACCGAGCCATTGCCAAAGCAACAGTTTTTTTTCTTGCGGGACAAGTTGAGGATTTCTACAAATTTCCCTCAACTTGAGGGGGTGTAATGAGAATAAGAAGATCAAGATcgttatcttaatttaaaatcttgttgTATATTCAAATATGCAATAAGATTAGTTGTATTGTTGTAACTATCACCcatataaatattgatcttCAATTAATGAGAACTTTATCTTTGAAGCCAAAATCTTTACTGATTAAGTGGATTCTAATGTCATTAAATAGTTCAACCTCTTAAGATGACAAAATTGACTATGATTCAGATAGTCTGGTTTTCAATCTTGATGCAACAACTAAATATAGGTCCAATTTATCTAGGCTGAATCTACTTTTTTAAGATATTGCATAATCTATTTTCATTAGAAGGACATAAATGAATTCTTTCCAATTCGGTTAGTATCATAATtgtattactatttatttataaattaaaactaaatggatttaaataatttttactgAAATTCAAGACCGTAGGGAGAAGTATGGTTAAACACAGCTATAATTACATAATCTGATGATTTACCTTTCCAGCACCAGAGCAGTTAGTACATCGTTGTGTAGTGGGCACTTGCAGAGGCTGATCAGAGGCACCAGATACTGAGATGGGATCAATGCACAAGCACACCCCACTTGCAGAACATCGGGCACAAGCCAAGTATCCTATTCAaggaattatatatttaaacgttaatgaattatttgaattccTAAAAGGAAAATCTCAAAAagtaatgaaagaaagaaacaagacaTAATGAGGTTCTTGTTTTAAGTTCTCATTTCTTGGCCATGAATAGGAGAAACACGAGGATCTGAATGAAATAGTAACAGTAAAATACAAATAGCATAATCCAATGTAAAGTAATTTAGCTATTCTAAGCACTTCTATTAAAATATCAAGTTAGATTTAGATGAAATATTTTCAGgaacaaatattataataaagtaCAGAATGTGCCCAATCTATTGCACAAAAATCGTAAGAAAAGAAAtggaattaaatatttataagaaattcaaaagctATGCAAGGAACTGAAGTGCAATTAGCTTCACACCCTCAATGAGGACCTCAACTCAAGTACCCAACCCCAATCATTTGACTACTACGATGGATAACAGCATTCAGATCCAGTCTTTTCTTTTGGCAATTaatcaacaaaatgaaaaagaaagattgaaAGCTAAACACTGTCAAACATCTCACGattcttaataataatgtgataaGATCCAATCATCACACAATTCATAGATCAACTTCTGCTTCGCATCACCCAGGTAACtccaaaacaaagagaagactATAAACCACAAAATCCATGCCAACAGATAACAATGTAATAAAAGCTCCAGGGTCTAACACTCTTCAAGGGCAGAAAGCAAACTTGAGCAGATAAGATCCCATCGTAACAGATTCAGGTCTGGCTTAGTAAAATATAGTTTCAATCTATCTAATACACAATCTTCGTTGTTTTCAACAAAAAGGAAGATTATTCCAATTTATTTGCTTTCACAACCAAATTTTTGTGCGCTAAAAGTTCTGTTATATAATATGCTAGCAGCAATCAGTAAGAATAGAGACAAATTTATTTCTAGGTGTACAAAGTAGACAAAGTTCAATTATTCTTGCTTGATACGTACCACTTCCATGGCAATATTTACACCTTTTCTTCTCTTGTTGCTTAACATTATTAGCTTCAATTAACATCAAAGCGGAAATGACACCCACTGCCCCGCCTGAAGAGGATGCCACAATTGGATCAACCTGACTAAAATCAGAAATCAAAGAAATTAGAAGTGCAACTGAATGCAAAAGCAAAGCTGAAGTTCATCAACATACAATTTGTTCACATCAGATTTGAAATCAACAACTGGGAGAAATACAAGTTAATGCGTACCTCAATTGCAGTGGTAGGTGCACACTGCATATGAAATCTTCATATGAGGTGCCCCCTAAGCCTACTTTCAACTCCAGCTGCCATTACAAACATATTTTGACATCAAATAGTGGTGGGGcatttaaagaataaattggGTGGACTTATTGCAGCAACAGTAAgtaaaatatgtttgtaaatgAACAACAGAAGTACAAAACTAAATACCAGTAAAATCAAAAGCACAtgtttacaattattttgagttaGAGAAAGGAAAAACATTATACCCCATCCTGAATACCCTTAATTTTggtcaaatttctttaaaattctcTACATTTTCTTTGTCTATGACCCATCACCTGACTAGTAACTTGCATTGCCAGGCATACTGTCAAGTTCAAGCTGAATATATAAGGCCATTATCCCAATTTGTTCAAGCTAGCTTCTctttcatataatttttgttcttaattctctcatttcttttgGTAATCGCCTAAATCATTAATCCGACACACTGAAATTTTTTGCTTCTGATCTCTTTTTTCGTTTGAAGAATTATCCTTTACATTCtacagttaaaaaattttgtttatatagaaTCAAGCATACAAAGCTTAAACTTACTGTCAATACTACGagctttgaatattttcttCAGATTGTGATAACCTAAAACTACTAATCTTTGCATTGATATTCCAAATGATATGGCTGCCAAAAAGCTAAATTTTTCCAGTCCAATGGATATTTTCTGACATTCAAAAAGCTTATTGATGTTTGATCAATCTCAGACAACTATCAACGTAAAAATAATGGTGATATTGACTAATGATAAGGCACAAAGCATCAAATAAAATGGTCACtaattaacggaactctaagTTGTATCCATAAAGTCAGAAGAATGTCCTCTGCTCAAGGGCTACATGTTTCTCCTTCATTCAGCTTGATCTCAAGCTCCCGAACTTATGAATTTTAAACAATGAATCAGAATCTTTTTACACAGATGTAAGAACAAGAGCATGAGAAAATATTTCTCACCTTTGTCTGCTCTGAGTCAGATGCTTGTAATAAATTTGGAATGATGAGAGTCAATAAGAATTCCAAAAAGTGCATACCAAGCAATCAACTACTAGTTACAagctaaaacttaaaaaaaccaATCTTTTAAGATTAACACAAAACTGCTTGCTAGTCCTGATAGATAATTAATAATGATGCTGTTCATGGTTTTGCAATTTCACTTTCTCCTCTCATTCTAAAAAATTACACACTAGATACACCTTAATCTTCTTCAGTTGCCCTTGTTGCAAGAATTGGGTACAAAACAGAAGCCATGAGAACACTCCTTCCAGtccaaacatataaatatagtaTACTCTATGGTCACCTGATTTCCTCTATGGGGGaggaagaaaattaaagaaCCCGCGGCTATCGGAAAAACTACAATTATTGTTAACCAAGGAAAATAATTTGTGGTAAAGACAAGATACACATGGACCAAAAAAAACCCGTACTCTGAAATGGAGTTTATTCTTATTGGGTTTTCCTTTTAGAGTACGGGTTTTTGCTAGTAATCAGTACAAATTTGCTATAAAAGTGCTTGAGTACAAACTTAAGTGACAACAACAATGCCTTCTAAATTGAAGCATAATGAATCCTTTTAAAAGAAATGGTGAAATACTTACTGTTGGTGCAATAAGGCCTCCAAATACAATGATCCCTGATATAATTGACAGGCTAGTCAGGTACAGCTGCTTCAAGGACTTTGGCGTCtacttaaaaatgaaaattcataaGATTAGCTGCAGAAAggtaaacaaatgaaaataaaaaatacaggACATGACGGCAtgctttttttataattaatttaagaaaGTTCCATTAGGCAATTGGGCACAAGTGCTTTTTTCCTTATGGATGTTGTTTCAAAACACTCACCACACGAGGAAGAAAAGGAATAGATGATGGGATATCAGGCATCTCATCCGCCTCTTCCTCGCCGCTTTCATCAATAACTTTCAAACTCTTTATGCGTTGCTGTACCTTCAATCTCCTCAactacaaaaaaataacaaaacaatataaaaagaatttttcatCAATTGAAATACAATTCAACAATACTAAACTAGaataatttcatcaaaccaTAATTTATGAAACAGAACTGATACCCTTTCGCTTCTAATCATATGAACTgcgaagagaaaaaaattttaaaaagccaacctCTTCCATGAGAAGAAATATCTTATTGCGCCTACTCTGAATATTATCTTGGATTTCTTTCAGACGCATCTGAACAAAATCTTGAACAGTATCTGGACCTTCTATAATACAGAAGTTGCTGgtaaaacaaaacaacataagATTCCGACAGTCTTGGGAACTCGCTATATTAACAAGCATACTTTAAAAAATGCAGAAAGATaattcataaaaagaaaaaaaaaacctgttaTTGTTGTCAGCGGAGGAGGATTTGGAGGAAGAGAAGATAGATGTACGTGGGAAGCGTTGCGATGAAGGGAAAGGTTGATGGCATCCatttgaagaaaagaaatggAGGGTTTTGGAGTTGGAGTGAAGACGATTCAAGTTTGGCGCTGAAAAATGAGAGCAGCAGCAGAAGCTAGTAGACATGGCTGTTGGATTTCATAAGAAAGTGGAGCGAAATGAAAGTTGTAGATCGGCTTGGACTAGGACATTGGGATAGAACCTCCAGCCTTGGGGTTGACAGCCGCACGCTCTAGCCCATTGGGATATTGCAGCCTGTCAAACTTTTTGTGATATGTAATTTTACATAAAACAACGCTGTCGTGTTACTGAGAGTACTAGCGTCCCGGAATCAACTTTTGTTGCCCAACAATGCACTCTTTTTATTTACTCTTCTTTTGTATTCTGCTGGTGAGATTAAAGCTTGAAAGCTGCGTGAATGGGCAGAAGGGAAGAAATTGTCAGGTGTGAACTGACACAGGTCTAGTTTCATCCTGCTGGCCATGGTTGATGAGAATGGCCTCTCAACTCTAGCCCCTAAGACAATGTGGTGTGGGAAcagaaaagaagaataatttttGTGATTGAAGTAGATAAAGCTGGATCCACTTTCTATTTCACTAAAATAATAAAGCAAAACTCTGtaatacatttgaaaatttctaaatataGCACCTTAAAAGGATGAATGCATATTTTTACACACCCAAGAGTTAAATTTGTACAGGCTAAGGTATGAATTAGCAACAATACATACAGcatcaaaataacaaaatctaAAATCCCATTGTCAAGTTTTTAAAATGCAAGCGCTGCCCCAGCCATTTCCCAAGAACCTACCAACTAATCAAACAACTTTTGCTCCGTGGTTAGCGAGTACTGATTATGTGGAACAAGCTTCAAGTTTTGGAAGGAGACTTCGCCAGGCATCGGCGATATTGTTGGCCAGTCGTGCCTGTCCTTTTGCAAATTTATGAAAAGCGATCCCCATATCCAATGTTTTCTGATCCTGAAATCGTACAATCTCTTCATTCATTAAGCGTACAATAGTCTCAAAACGCCTTGTTGCCTCCTCGCTCTCAGCCTTCAACTGCATCATAAAACCAATTTTAGTCATATGACATGAATCATTTAGGCATCCATAGATAATGCTTTTTTGTAAACTGACTTACTTCCTTGTATTCAATCTCAGCCTCCCCAACCCGATCAGATCGTGTCAGCATGAGCTTGTCACTGCAATCCAATGGATACAAACAAATTACTGATTATAATTTAGAAGCACCAACCAATGGTCCACCACCAATAACACAAAACTGGAGGAAAATAGAATGTAAAGAAGTACATACTTCCCAGACTAGATAAATCATCAGGTTTCATCCCTTTGTCATTGTGTTAGTGTACAATGTGCCTCAAAAAAACATTACTGCCTATTTAGTAGTATTTAGCAAATTGTTTctacaaatgaattcaaaattctaaACAGGAAACCGAATTCAGTAACTTTAGTGTTCCAGCAAATATTTAGAATCATTTTCTAAAACTGGTATTCTGAAAATGAAAACCATGAAAAAGCACTCAAATGatattcttttttgaaaatGGTAAAGATCTTAAAAGTAATTTCTGGTTTTGAGAAATTATTTCAGAAAACAGTTAACACAACTTAAAAATTGTTTTCCAAAATCTTCTACAGAGGTTAATAGAAATAGAAGTTCTATATTTCTCAAAATGTTTTCCAAAATAGTtacctaaaaatatatttgtaaaattcaaacaaaagaagCCTTGTCAGCCATCAGAATTCAAGGAAATTTTCCAACATTCAAGTAAAATGTACTAGGTGACAACATGGTAATGTCATATATGACACAAAAATAGGCCTTCAAATTTTCCTTATGGATGAGAAGAGAATGTGATTGCAAAAATTAAATAGCACAGTGTTTGTTAGAGCACCATCCTGGTGTTACAGCTCACATTAAATCCAAGATAGATTAAAGATTATCCTGAGCAAAGTGAGTAACTTAAGaataagtattaaaaaacatgaaaaacttAATAGTCAAAGCAATTAGCAAGtagatttaagaaaaaaacatttcaagaaaaaagTAGGTAAGAATCATACAGGTTTATCTCCTTCAATTTAATGGTTTCAGCCAGTTCACACTGTTGCCTGAAAGCATTAGCTCTTTCTGCTATTGTTGCCTGCTTTGAAATACAGATGCAAaagaattttcttattaatgaaTAGACCAGATTGCAAAAATAAAGGAGAGAAGAAACTTGTATTGATGAtttgttatcattattatttatttacacacttaaatgttattttaaaccCACAAGTCCTCTGACCTTCCCTGCATGTTCATCAAGTTCTAAACTAAGGGCTGCATCTAGACCCTATAACCTTGATGGTCAGGAAACTTGCAAGATCCAATATAGGAAACGGTAAGAGGATTTAAATCTTTGACCTCTTAATTGAAACCAAGGCTTCTACCACTAAGCCCAACCTTTGGAATTTACTTTCAATGATTTTTGTGTCAATTTTAACCCGCACCAGATAGATAATGTTTAATCTGACCTGGAGAGAAACTGTTTAATAGATGTTTGTAGTCAATTTGTTTCTATAAAGCTGGTGGGCAGTCTCTGAGTATTTATAAAGTTAAAAGTACAACTCACCTTAATGGATTGCACTGCCCGAACGTAGTCCTTCAAGGGTTCTTCAAAATTCATCAAGAGCTGATGGGCCTGTACAGTAATGAAACAGAGTCAAAAACTCAATAATGCACTATTATCATTTTGAACCTATTATGAATTCTGAAACCTAACCTCAGTTGTCAACATATCAACATCACAAACTCATACATACATGTCAGTAAACACACTTGATGAACAACCTActtcaaattcatggtttttaattataattacagcCTACCTCCTTCTGCAGCCTTATTGATAGTGTCTCAGATTTCACCCCAAGCTCAGAAAATGTCTTTCCAAGAGAATCTCCTTCACAAGCACCTAGAAGCTTGACTGCTTTACCAAAATCTGACAGAGACTGCCCTAACTCTAAAATTGGACAAACAATTACATAATCAACCTAAAATACCAATACACACTAAAAATAAGTTAAGCCTTCAAAATCCTCATTACCTCTGTGTCTTTTTACCAGACGATATGCATGTTTCTGGGCTTCAGCCAAGTGGTTTTCAAGCTCAAAAACATAGTGTTTTAGCTTTTCATATTCAGGATTTGACTCTTCCACTGGCTTTTCCTTCCCAAGAACAACATCACTCACTTTAGATTGTACATCCTGCCAAATACTCAGACAAGTTAGTGGAAGATCAAATCATTTACCCAACGACACCCAGCTAGAGTGGCTTGGTCTCCTTATAATCAAAGATTtgttaataagatataatatagaTGAAAATGGGGAAAATTTGGTGTTTTTTCCAGTGTAAATTTAGGATAGATTCTAGTGTTTTAAGAACTCATAAGATATTACCAAATTttcataagagaaaaataatacaaCACAAATTGAAGCTTGAATAGTGCAAGGATATTCCACGAATTGGATATTGTGACCAGAACCACTTATCCTATGGGCACTTGAGATCATTACAGGAACATGTAGAGTCTAATTATACCTTGAAAATTTGCATCAAATCAGCCGGCTTCTTTTTGAAGATACCAGTCTCTTGGGCCCTTAATCTTTCCATCGTCTGAACAACGGAAAATACATCAGCATTAACTAAAAAACCTCAAAATATTAAATCCACAATATGAAGATATAGTGAAGAGGATACATTATACTCATATAT
Encoded here:
- the LOC123227464 gene encoding protein ORANGE-LIKE, chloroplastic; this translates as MSTSFCCCSHFSAPNLNRLHSNSKTLHFFSSNGCHQPFPSSQRFPRTSIFSSSKSSSADNNNSNFCIIEGPDTVQDFVQMRLKEIQDNIQSRRNKIFLLMEELRRLKVQQRIKSLKVIDESGEEEADEMPDIPSSIPFLPRVTPKSLKQLYLTSLSIISGIIVFGGLIAPTLELKVGLGGTSYEDFICSVHLPLQLSQVDPIVASSSGGAVGVISALMLIEANNVKQQEKKRCKYCHGSGYLACARCSASGVCLCIDPISVSGASDQPLQVPTTQRCTNCSGAGKVMCPTCLCTGMMMVSEHDPRIDPFD
- the LOC123227463 gene encoding sorting nexin 1; this encodes MINTPRSGSGSTQSPRSPSSQPYLLVLVTDPVKLGNGVQAYISYRVITKTNLPEYQGPEKIVIRRYSDFVWLRDRLFEKFKGIFIPPLPEKSAVEKFRFSAEFIEMRRQALDIFVNRIASHHELQQSEDLRTFLQADEETMERLRAQETGIFKKKPADLMQIFKDVQSKVSDVVLGKEKPVEESNPEYEKLKHYVFELENHLAEAQKHAYRLVKRHRELGQSLSDFGKAVKLLGACEGDSLGKTFSELGVKSETLSIRLQKEAHQLLMNFEEPLKDYVRAVQSIKATIAERANAFRQQCELAETIKLKEINLDKLMLTRSDRVGEAEIEYKELKAESEEATRRFETIVRLMNEEIVRFQDQKTLDMGIAFHKFAKGQARLANNIADAWRSLLPKLEACST